The DNA segment ACCTAAGCCTACTTGCTCTAATGCTTGTTCCACACGGCGTTTGCGTTCCTTGGCACTAAAACCACGGTAGCGCAGCGGCACTTCTATGTTTTCCGCGAGGTTAAGATCGGGGATCAAGTTAAAGCCTTGGAAGATAAAACCAATCTTCTCGTTGCGTACGGCGGCACTCTTGTTGTCACTGAGGTTGGAGACATTAATCCCATCTAAAAAGTAATCCCCATGGGTGAAGCCTTCGAGCAAGCCTGCGATATTTAAGAAGGTGGTTTTACCTGAGCCCGAAGGACCTGTAACCGCCACAAACTCGCCCTCGTTCACCTCAAGGTTGAAATCCCGCAGCGCGTGGGTTTCCACTAAGTCCGTTTTAAAAACCTTGCTGATATTCTTCATTGATAACATTTTAATTTCCTTGATTAATTTTTATCTTTGCGCGCAAACGGCTTATAAAATGCGCAAGTTTCTTATCTTTAAGTGGTAACGGCTACACAAAGCCCTCACCCCGCAAAACGGCCCATCACAAACCCACTCAAGGCATCGAACAACCCATTGAGACAGGCGAATATAAAGCTCACACTTTCCATCGAGACATCACCCACCTGGCGCG comes from the Shewanella mangrovisoli genome and includes:
- a CDS encoding ABC transporter ATP-binding protein; translation: MLSMKNISKVFKTDLVETHALRDFNLEVNEGEFVAVTGPSGSGKTTFLNIAGLLEGFTHGDYFLDGINVSNLSDNKSAAVRNEKIGFIFQGFNLIPDLNLAENIEVPLRYRGFSAKERKRRVEQALEQVGLGARMKHLPTQLSGGQQQRVAIARALAGEPRFLLADEPTGNLDSLMARQVMELLENINQSGTTIIMVTHDPELARRAQRNIQIVDGQVCDFTMYQPNAARSASHGSVDKLVANAQG